The Rosa rugosa chromosome 1, drRosRugo1.1, whole genome shotgun sequence genomic sequence TCGTAACACAGAGCTAGGCAGGATGGCTGGTGAAATGCTTTTGGAGTTGGAACCCCAAAATGCTGTGAACTATGTGCTTCTTGCTAACATGTATGCTTCTGGTGGGAAGTGGGATGACGTGGCAAAGGCTAGGATGACAATGAGAAAGGCAGCAGTGAAGAAGGAAGCTGGGTGCAGTTGGGTCACCATGAAAGATGGAGTTCATGTTTTTGTAGCTGGGGACAAATTACACCCAGAGAAAGATTTGATATATGAAAAACTGAAGGAACTTAACAAGAAAATGAGGGATGCTGGATATGTGCCTGAAACAAAATTTGCACTATACGATCTCGAACTGGAGAACAAGGAAGAACTCCTGAGTTATCACAGTGAAAAGCTTGCTGTTGCATATGTTCTTACTCGCCAGTCACAGTTGCCTATAAGGATTATGAAAAACCTTCGGGTTTGTGGTGACTGCCACACTGCCTTCAAATACATATCAAATATTGTTGGCAGGCAAATAGTATTACGCGATTTAAACAGATTTCATCACTTTCAAGATGGCAAGTGTTCTTGCGGGGATTTCTGGTAATTGACTTGTTATTACTCCGTACTAATTGGGACTTTGATCATGATTCATAATGTCATTGTTTTGATTTGGGTGGCATTGATGTAAGATATGAGACGACACTTCACTGAAGCGGCTGAACAGTATGGAACTATACCAAGTGAGTTTATCAACCTATCTAGCTGACACTTCAGTAGTAGCTTTTATGCTTTTGGTCAACAAATTCAATCTACATGTTAATGAGATATAACCGTTGCTAATATCATAACCTATTTCTTTTAATACATGAGACTCCGTTAGTCTTCTCCCATCTTGTTGATTTTCTACAGAGTTCTTCAAGGGTCTAGGATGTGCATGTCTTCTGTCTTGATTCAGTGTGTAATAGTATTAGACATGGTTTGGTGGCTTTCCTGGTTATGAACTATCCTCGTTCAAATGCTAACTGCTACTTGAAGTGAATGGGGATTTTTATTTGATTCTTCTGTGCATGGTATCATGAACAAACAATACATCTGATAAAAATGAAAGGGTTTCAAGTATCAAATTTTGTCTGAAATCACAAACTTCAACTGTTTTTGTCTAACTTTTAGAGCAATTCCAACCAATTACTTATTTGCCACACTATCAACTCCAACAGTTACTTTTTCACAAGAAATTCAGCTATAATGATTTAGTATTGATGGTTgaccattttattttattttttgacacAAAGTTACTATCGATGCTAGCTCAGATTGACATTTCTATATTTATATGCAGCTAGCCTGCAATCACCTGCTGGATGTCAGCACAATGCAAACGTCTCCACGTCAAAAATTTGGTGGTACTCAGCCTGGCACTTCCTAAAATCCAACAGCTCCTCCCTATATAAATTCAACACTCTACAGATCCTCAATAAGTTCATTCCTATTCTACAAGAAACAAGTCCTCAAGgacaaggagattacataacgTGGTTAGAGCTATGAAGGTGAATGTTGTGATCTTGGTCCTTGTTATAGCATTGGCAGTGGTAATGTTACGTGGAACAGAAGCTGAAAAATACAGAGTTGGAGGCAACTTGGGTTGGACTATCCCTCCCGGCGGCGCTGCCACTTATGCTTCATGGGCTTCAAAGTACACCTTCAAAGTTGACAAGGATCTTATAGCATTGGCAGCAGCAATGTTAAGTGCAACAGAAGCTAGAAAGTATAGAGTCGGAGGCGACTTGGGTTGGACTATCCCTCCCAGCGGTGCTGCCACTTATGCTTCATGGGCTTCAAAGTACACCTTCAAAGTTGACTAGGATCTTCTAGGTACACTAGTACACAATATGTAACTTTGAATTTTGAACTTACTATTACATTTTCCATTTTTGTGGCGATGAAGATCTATTTCGAtatggttgcttttgttttctgcaggGTTCGACTTCAAAGCAGGAGAAATGACGTGATTGTAGTCACAAAGGAGAATTTCGACATCTGCAACACCACAAAACCGTTATATCAATACAAGGGTCCAGTATTTCTTAGAGCTGCCATTTCCGGCACATATTATCTCACTTGCAGCTTCGCCGGGCACTGCACCAAGGGGCAAAAGGTAGCCATCTATTTTGCACTCTAGCCTCTCAAACCTGCTGCCTAGTCCAAGTCCCAGCCCTAGTTCAAGTGCTTCGGATGAATCTGCGGTGACAGGGCACCTGAAAATAAGGATGATGACATGAAGTTGCCGGTCTTTCATGGCACTGACCACAGCAACGAAATTCATTTCCTCCTAGCTAGTAATAGTAAACTAAATTTTGGCTCGTGTCGCCTATGAATAACTAGTGTACCTAGCTAGTGCATGTTATCTAGATATATAGAAAGCCTTAACGAAGTTCATGTAAGACTCAAATCAGTAGATTCAGCAGTTCAACACTGCAAATAAATTCAACTTGGTTTGAACGTCATCATATCATACATATTCACCTAGGCGACTAGCCTTCTAATGTCTAAACAAATATGCAAGCAGTTTTGGATTTTTTTAATGTTCACTGGCATTTTGATCCCAAACAGTTAATATCTTGCGGTTGAAAGGAGAGTTGTTGTTTCTGCTGTAGAGAGTTCATCGCTGTTAACGTGATGATGATGATCGTTCacttttgattttattgaaGCTTTATGGAGGGTATATTATACACAACCAAGTGACTATCAAGTGAAAGACATTAATGTTATTGTAGAAGAAGCAAAgacatttttccttttcttcaccTCACTTATGTGTCATCAATTCCACGAAaaaatattcatttttttttttttgaaatagaagttgaattcattagatcaacagcaaaAAGGCTGAAGTCtaccaaaacttacataagagatccggcaagaaaatctggagtaacctacctaagctaaagcaaaccTTTAAAGATCACTGGGTCGCTCACATTGAAGCGAGCCTATATAAGAATGAAAAAcctcgcctcctacggaaaaatcattcaactagccctcacttgccaatcacgcaattgtggtacaagcaataaactagaaacgtcatagaagacaaTCCAACCTCACACAGGCTCATACCCTAATACATTAGGGCCCCATTTGCCTTGACTCGAGCCCAAGCCcgaaggcccaagcccaagtccAGTCTTGTCTAGCAGAAACAGAAACAAGACCAGCAACCCAAACGCAGGCCCCTGCCCCAGCAACCCAAGTTTGAGCCCAGGCCCGACGGCCCAAGCCCAAACACAAACCACCAAGGCTGAAACCCTAGGCTTCAGCTGCCAGACTGCCTCCACCTCCATGTCCGGCGGCCGGCCAGTCCCCCATCCCATCGCAGGGTCGATCAAGCTTGCCTGCTCCTCGGCCTCGGCACCTCCTTACCCACACCTCCGGTAAAGAGCCAACGACGACTTGCCAACCCCTCTCCTCGTCGGTGTGCGAAAGAACCGGAGCCTGCACTAAGAACCAGCCGGAAGGAGAACACCCCGCCGCGCTGGAGATCCGAGTCCGACGGCGATATCAAACAACACGAAAAAATATTCAGGTATCGCATACAATATGCACTTTTGTTTCATGTATTTCATGGttggtgtgctccccaacctaggttcgaaccccgaaactgtcaaagtggccaggcactgtgctgcaatgcacagttggagcatttcacatgcgctgaaggggtttatcttggacctaggaagcctttgggttccccttgacaaagtcaaaaaaaaaaaaaaaaaaaaaatgtatttcaTGGTTGGTGTATTAAtatttgtttgtaattttttcatatttattgaaatttcaaatttccTTGTCCTTTGGCAAAATATATCTTATATATTAAGCCAATTCCTCTTAACATGGTTAAACTTTTAAAAGCCAAAAATTGCCCTTTCTTTAATATGAAAACAACTTTATATTTTACGGACATAATAGTAAATCAACaaaagcagtttttttttttgtttgctgATAATAACCgcatattttcagattttttttatatataaaatttTTCTGTATTAGAAAGAATACAAAgaattttattcaaaaaaaaaaacagaatacaAAGAATTATCTAAATGTCTAATGTGTAAAAATAAACTGAAATTACTCAAAAAAATTCTAACGTAGCACATACTAAAAGACTAGAATATCTTAAaccattttctcaaaaaaaaaaaatatatatcttaAACCAAAATGTCAAAGAAAAGTGGGCCTCAAAACCCGGAAGAAATTGTGAAATGGTAATAGGCCCAAAACCCATTCTGACTTGGCGGCCATACACAATTAATACACTGAAAACAAACTGAAATTCTTCCTTGTTTTGCAGAGACGATGAAGAAGAACCCAATACACATAATAATAAGGGCTTTACTTTTTCGCtcccatttctttcttttttgggtaTGCAATTTCTCCTCCAATTCATCAATCCCTGTTTCAAAGTTCAATTCTTTACCTCACTCTACATGGTGTTGaaattttctctaattttttcATATTGTTGAACTAAACACTTGCAGGGAAAGTCAGGATTCAAGGACTTTCACCTTTGTTTCTGGTACGTGCTTCTGGGTTTAGTTTATTTTTCACTGTAAAAAGCTCAAATCTTTGGGGGGTTTTTCAGAAACTGAAACTTCAATCCATACTTGGTGTTGGGTCTACTTTATTTTTCTCATTTCTTCTATCCAAATTGTAAtcatgtgtgttttttttttttatgtgttgTTCGTCCCTCCACAATTTCATTGTATATGGATGTGTGCATAgttatttattttagtttgaTTTCCTGTAGACATGAAGTGGGTCTGGTTTGTTTTGCTTCAGCACTCAGCGGTGGTTCTTAAACTTGTTTAATTTGTTTGCACTTCAACCACTTTAAGGAAATAATACGTGGTCTAGTTTCCTTGGATTTTAATGTTTCCGAGCTAAATACAGAAACCTGACTTGTCTAAACAGAATGTATGCACAATCGGATTCTTTTTTGGTTTGGCATTTGAACATAATGTCCCTTGAATGGGTTGGGAAATTGAAATAGCAAAGCAAGGAAGCTGTAAATCTTTTTACATATTTGAACTGAGTTTTGTTTGATCGCTTGGCAAAGCCGCAGTACTGCTGTATATCATAATTCATCATGTTTTGTTTTCTTCGCAATGattataaaaaatataaaaaataaaataaaaaggaagaTATTTTTCTTAAAGGTTCATGTATCCACTTTTTCAAAAGCTCTAGAAGGAATTAAAATAAATGTAAGTAATTAGTAACCATGATCTTAAGCCACCAAACTCGAGTAAATAGTTTCTCTGTCAAGTTAGTAAATAGTTATATATCTTGCATGTGCCAGTTTAATGAAACATATTTGTGAGTTAAGTTTTCATTTTtctaattcttttctttttcctcttttttgcTGTTTCTGTGGCAAAAGAATATGTAAGCTTGGACACATCTGTTGGTTCACGAAAAATGAAGCCATCAAATAACATATGGATTCGGCGCCAACAGTGCCCATGTGGAGATTGGAAGTGTTATATTAAGTATGAAGGAGATGATCCGACCTCAGTAAGCTCTCTGCATGTAAAGAGTGAGATAACTTCATCCTCGTCCTCATCAGAAGCTGTCTTCACCCCATATGTTGGtcaaattttcaaaactgaTGATGATGCTTTTGAATACTACAGCAATTTTGCACGGAAGAATGGATTTTCTATTAGAAAGGCACGCTCAACAGAAAGCCAAAACTTAGGGATATATAGACGAGATTTTGTTTGTTATCGGTCAGGATTTAATCAACCAAGAAAAAAGGCCAATGTGGAGCATCCCAGGGAGAGAAAATCAGTACGATGTGGATGTGATGCCAAGTTGTATTTGACAAAGGAAATTGTTGATGGCACTAGTCAATGGTATGTTTCACAGTTTAGTAACGTGCATAATCATGAGTTGTTGGAAGATGACCAGGTGCGCCTACTTCCTGCATATCGTAAAATACAAGAGGCAGATCAAGAACGGATTCTCTTACTTTCCAAAGCTGGCTTTCCTGTAAACCGCATAGTGAAAGTGTTGGAGCTAGAGAAGGGAGTTCAACCTGGACACTTGCCCTTCATAGAGAAAGATATCAGGAATTTTATTCGGACTTGTAAGAAAACTGTTCAAGACAATGATGCTTTGCTCAATGA encodes the following:
- the LOC133732123 gene encoding early nodulin-like protein 14 is translated as MKVNVVILVLVIALAVVMLRGTEAEKYRVGGNLGWTIPPGGAATYASWASKYTFKVDKDLIALAAAMLSATEARKYRVGGDLGWTIPPSGAATYASWASKVRLQSRRNDVIVVTKENFDICNTTKPLYQYKGPVFLRAAISGTYYLTCSFAGHCTKGQKVAIYFAL